A single window of Dermacentor albipictus isolate Rhodes 1998 colony chromosome 1, USDA_Dalb.pri_finalv2, whole genome shotgun sequence DNA harbors:
- the LOC135900273 gene encoding cholinesterase-like: MSRTQPGDYKYNRMLPTSGPREAPLSTMLSAVSVGLLTLCMTATGVLASRYITTETLNGHVRGVIEHIGGVDVARYLGIPYAEPPVGELRFRRPVPAKSWHPTTLDTLSFASPCAQANGSFPPSPWLVKRDQVSEDCLYLNVWSPLGRPKPLGVLFWIHGGGYRTGTASQTLYDGKALAAVGDIVVVSINYRVGSFGFLYTGPGSSSGNYALWDQHLGLLWVRRNIARFGGDPGRVTVYGESAGSIGIGAQLVAPRNAGLIHRAIMASGSNYWLVPPQNAVGHAYADRIAKHVGCLDDSKPSSKKNPKQVVECLRSAPVDKIIDAEETQFPAEVVTFTPSHGDDYLPLPEVDAISRGLFIPLESILAGATTEEGGVFLYFRVPSFINFTSAPELTKQEVVDLLSQRYLGFLPKETRSMIIDGYLRRVPGVSDYSGNLKALMDILGDYLAFCPTRFYAEAFAKTNRPVYFYMHDYRYERGFWPSWMGSTHYADLQFTFGMPYRFPERYSDADREHSRTCMQVIGSYVNTGNPTAPGVGEWPAFTKEQPLHVFMRAVNASIGSDFHGEECDVYRKVYKALGLPVP, encoded by the exons ATGTCAAGGACGCAGCCGGGAGATTATAAATATAACCGCATGTTGCCCACAAGTGGGCCACGAGAGGCGCCACTGTCAACCATGCTGTCGGCGGTCTCAGTGGGGCTTCTCACGCTGTGCATGACCGCGACCGGTGTTTTGGCGAGTCGATACATCACGACTGAAACGCTCAACGGCCACGTTAGGGGTGTCATCGAGCACATCGGTGGCGTGGACGTAGCGCGGTACCTGGGCATCCCGTACGCAGAACCACCCGTCGGTGAGCTACGCTTCCGCAGGCCAGTGCCGGCCAAATCGTGGCACCCAACGACCCTAGACACGCTGAGCTTCGCCAGTCCTTGCGCCCAAGCCAACGGCTCTTTCCCGCCTTCTCCGTGGCTGGTAAAGAGGGACCAGGTCAGCGAAGACTGTCTCTATCTGAACGTTTGGAGCCCGCTAGGTAGACCGAAACCACTCGGCGTCCTTTTCTGGATCCACGGAGGGGGTTACAGGACCGGGACGGCCTCCCAGACCCTCTATGATGGCAAGGCCTTGGCCGCCGTGGGGGACATCGTCGTGGTGTCCATCAACTACAGGGTCGGTTCTTTCGGCTTCCTCTACACCGGTCCGGGCTCGTCCAGCGGCAATTACGCCCTCTGGGACCAGCATCTCGGCCTTCTCTGGGTGCGGCGCAACATCGCTCGGTTCGGGGGCGACCCTGGCCGAGTGACCGTGTACGGTGAGAGCGCGGGATCCATCGGCATCGGCGCGCAGCTCGTCGCGCCTCGCAACGCCGGTCTAATTCACCGCGCCATTATGGCCAGCGGAAGCAACTACTGGCTCGTGCCGCCGCAAAACGCCGTGGGCCACGCGTACGCGGACCGCATCGCCAAGCACGTTGGCTGCCTGGATGATTCGAAGCCGTCGTCGAAGAAGAATCCCAAGCAGGTGGTCGAGTGCCTCCGCTCGGCGCCCGTCGACAAGATCATCGACGCGGAAGAAACACAGTTTCCCGCAGAGGTAGTGACCTTCACGCCTTCGCACGGTGACGATTACCTTCCGCTGCCGGAAGTGGACGCCATATCCAGGGGCCTGTTCATCCCTCTGGAGAGCATCCTCGCAGGAGCGACGACCGAAGAAGGCGGCGTGTTCCTCTACTTCCGAGTCCCGTCCTTCATAAACTTCACGTCGGCACCGGAGCTGACGAAGCAAGAGGTTGTAGACTTACTTTCACAGCGCTACCTGGGCTTCCTGCCCAAAGAGACGCGGTCGATGATCATCGACGGTTACTTGCGCCGCGTACCCGGTGTTTCGGACTATAGCGGGAACTTGAAAGCGCTGATGGACATTCTGGGTGACTACCTGGCCTTCTGCCCGACCAGGTTCTACGCTGAGGCGTTCGCCAAGACGAACCGTCCCGTGTACTTCTACATGCACGACTACCGGTACGAACGCGGCTTCTGGCCATCCTGGATGGGCTCCACTCACTACGCGGACCTCCAGTTCACGTTCGGAATGCCATACCGATTTCCCGAGCGCTACTCGGATGCGGATCGCGAGCACAGCAGAACTTGTATGCAAGTTATCGGCTCGTACGTCAACACAGG GAATCCGACGGCGCCGGGAGTCGGCGAGTGGCCTGCGTTCACCAAGGAGCAGCCGCTGCACGTCTTCATGCGCGCCGTTAATGCGAGCATCGGATCAGACTTCCACGGCGAAGAATGCGACGTGTACCGCAAGGTCTACAAGGCGCTGGGCCTCCCAGTGCCCTGA